In Candidatus Zixiibacteriota bacterium, the following are encoded in one genomic region:
- the tuf gene encoding elongation factor Tu (EF-Tu; promotes GTP-dependent binding of aminoacyl-tRNA to the A-site of ribosomes during protein biosynthesis; when the tRNA anticodon matches the mRNA codon, GTP hydrolysis results; the inactive EF-Tu-GDP leaves the ribosome and release of GDP is promoted by elongation factor Ts; many prokaryotes have two copies of the gene encoding EF-Tu), which yields MPGDNITMNVELLTPIAMEKELRFAIREGGRTIGAGVIAEIIE from the coding sequence TGATGCCGGGAGACAACATCACGATGAACGTGGAGTTATTGACGCCGATAGCGATGGAGAAGGAGCTGCGGTTTGCGATCCGCGAGGGTGGACGCACGATCGGCGCCGGTGTCATCGCGGAGATAATTGAAT